ATACAAACACTAGCTTctcaaattctatttttataattgaatcaatttagaccatCTATTAGAAATTCGTTTCAAAATTGTTAATGCACAGCTTCTATACATGCataagatttttttaagaattaatgTGGATTAGAGAGAAATGCATTAGTCAAATAGATAGTACCAGTTTTTTCATTAAAACGTTTTTTCATATGGTCGTCTTCCTCTATTTTTCTTTACTTATTTATAAAGCATGTGACCATTTTTGTTGCTACTTTAGTGAAATTTTTGGAGAAGtcataattttatttaggtgaTTTTAAGTTGAATTGAAATGGAATTAAGTGAAAATAGTTCTAAAATCATTAACAATTTGgcaaaattgattaattaatgaaagttgaagatttaaattgatataaatattaatttgatgtTTTAATGCATACAAATATAAAAGCTTAGATATATAAATAGATTTTGTTCTTACATATACAGCatgtagaaataaaataattgcccatgaaatgtgaatatgtttcttaaaggaaaatttttatataGTCTAGTAAGAAGAACTAATTAAGGAagtaaaaatgatattttaatccaaaaaagaaaaggaaaggaaaaaaacaattGTTCAATGAACTATTCCAATAACATGAGCTGCTGATGTAGTGTTCAAGATTAATCTTAATCTCTTGCGAGTCAAATGATGGTGGAAACTCACTTTATTATGATACTTGTCTTCACACACTCTAATATTTAAGTTAATATTAAGTTGAATTGGTGTCAATATGAATTTGGGTAGGGTAGTATACTTTGTGAAGGAAAGGTCTTGGCCTCTATAGAAGAGAGTACGTGTCAAATCCTTTCAACTATGTTTGATGATTTGTATTTAACGTAATAGAAGAGATTACACATCGGCATTGTCTCTATAGTTAAGCTGTCCGAGCTCATCCCTGGTCAATGTTAACCTTAGTGTGGTTCGAGCTGGGGGCTTGAACACATACATGTGGTTTGGGTCACACGACCAGTGTTGATTTATTCCATAACAATGATGATATATTGTTACTGAATTTTAAATTGAACCATGTAACCCTGCATTTAGCCACTAGAACCAGTGCATATGGGCGATTCTTTTTACCATGTGATGACAAACTCTGTTTCTATCTAATTACCACACCCAACCGATTGCACTCCACAAAACACACACATTAATTCCATCCCACTTCTTATCAAAACAACAGGCAAGGAAAAgagagtttaaaaaaataatgttttacCGGCCCTTAAAAATTTTACACACGGCTGGAAGGATAAACATCCGATGATGAACAGAGCCCCTGACTTGTCGGATAAACCTCCACCGAACCCATTTCAATCGATCCGACCCATAAAAAGGAACATCCTTTAGAATATTCCTCTGCCATGTCCCCTCTGACCCCATCTCTTCTTTCTCCATTTTAAACCCTCAAAAACCCACAACGCTTCTGCCTGGAACTTTTCATTATGAACTActcttcttctcctcctctcTCCGACCAACTTCACCTCCTTGAGAAAGTCGAGGTTTTTAAACTCCATGGACGTGATAAAGCTCGCCGGAATGTCCTCCTTATTGTCGGAAAATACTTTCCAggtattgaaattaaattatccTTCTTGTTCTTCAAAAacagtgtgtgtgtgtgtgttgaTTCATCTCTGTTTTGGTTTCAGCTCGGTTTGTGAGCAGCCAGGCTGTGAATGTCTATTTAAAGGACAAGATTTTCCCCTTCCTCAAAGATGATGGGCCTTTCACGGTGGTGTACATTCACACTGATGTTCATTGGACAGAGAATTTCCCTGGAATCTCAAATCTCAAGGCAATCTATGAGGCTATTCCAATCACCATTAAGAAAAACATTGAAGCTGTTTATTTTCTCCACCCCGGCTTGCAGGCCCGTATGTTTTTCGCTACCGTCGGTCGCCTCATGCTCGACGCCGAGTAAACATTCTTCCTCCCTATAATTGgaacatcccatcgcatataaAGGCAAAAAGATCAAATCTTTATGGTGGGTTCTTGAATTTTTTGACTTGCAGGTTGTACAACAAGGTGAAATATGTGAAAAGAGTGGAGTTTCTTTGGGAATATGTTAGAAGGAAAGAGATGGAGTTACCACAGTTTGTGTATGATCATGATGAGAAATTGGAGTTTTGTCCAGTGATGGACTCTGATTTAGAGAATGATTATCTCAGGCTCTTCTCCCCCTCGCCATCTGTGGATGCTGCGGTTTCTACATACTCCATGAGGTGTTTTGCTTGATGAAATGAAGACTCAAAGATGGGGTTGGGACACAGAGGTCTTTTTGGGTTTTGTTGTAGGAGTTTTTTGGTTAGTAGTGGCAGAAAATATTGCAAATGTTGTAGATTTTCTGCAGGCAAAGTTAAAAGGTTTATGAGCTTTCCTTGTGAAGAAAGTAACAGTCAATACTTTACAGGAGAAGCAGTGAATAGGGTTAAATGAAGTTGCtctgtaataaaatatatgttcatGTCAGATCTCTAAATGACAAGAATTCAGACTTTGTAATGGGTTGAGGAGGAGGGAACATGCTGGGATATCAGATACTTTGTTTGTTTCAGGGCTGGTTGTGCTTTTGCTTTGGCTATATCTGATGCAAGATGacccaaaataaataaataaaatatatatgccACATAATAAGAAATGCTAGTTGACACAATAATGGAAGGACTGCATTGaactataatttaaataaaggaCTACATTGAATCGAATACATTATTGAATGTACGtaataaatatattgaactTGTAATTTAAACTCTCATTGaatcacctattctaaaaataaCTAGCTTGAAAATTTTGGACAGGACATGTTTCTTCCAAAATGCATGTGGCAAAATGTTAGCAAAAACATTGTTTCCTTAGAATCGAGGGGAACAGATTAGGAAATACTTCACGGATTCTCAGCCAGAAGTCCATGATAATATGATCTTTATCTAACTTGGCAACAGGTGAACCAAATACGGTAAGTGGGAAGGAGATGAGATAGATCAAATCATACATACCTATTATTGAATTGGTAATCTTATATGTAAAATGTCATAGAATCGATATCTTCGGGCGATTCATAACattcatccttcatatgttTTCTCAACATTCTTAACTCTGAACGTATGTAGACAATTTGTGGATGTATTTGGTCACCAACTACAAACACATGAACCTGACTTTTCAATTCAATCCAACTACAACCTGGTTCCTTATTCACCCCTCGAAGTTTCATCACCCTTCTCACCCGTTCGACATCATCAGACCTTCCCAGTGCAACATAAATGCTAGACAATAATACATAAGCAGATGATTCTTCTGAACCTAACTCCATTAGTTTCTCCCCTGCATATGCTCCCAATTCGTAATTACGATAGTTTCGACAGGCTCCTAATAAGATACGCCATAAACACATACCATGATCAATAGTGGCAGATTCTATGAACTCTTTGGCTTCCTCTAGCTTACCTGCACGACTCAAAATATCTACCATGCAAGCATAATGCTCTACTCTTGGAACAATGCCAAACTCATCGAGCATCATCTTGAAATAGATCTTACCTCTTTCCACCAATCCCATGTGGCTGCACGCAGAAAGAACATTCACAAAAGTAACATAATCGGGTTTTGTAGTGCCTTGCCGCATCTcttcaaagagttcaagagCTTTCAAACCCTCGCCATTTTGAGAAAGACCGGATATCATCGCATTCCATGACACAATATCTCGAGTAGGCATCCTCCTAAATACCAGGTTCCCGTCTTCTAAACTACCACACTTTGCATACATGGTAGAAAGAGCACTACCTATTGGAACTTCAAGATTGAATCCATATTTAATTGTCCGGGCATGGATTTGCTTACCTTGTTCTAAAGCAGCAAGGCTTGAACATGCTCTCAAGACACTAGCCATGGTAAGCTCATTGGGCAGAATCCCTTCCATCTGCATTCTACAGTATAGAGTCAGAGCAGTTTCATTTTCACCATTTTGAGCATATCCTCCGATCATGGAAGTCCACAAAACAATATCCGGttcttttaaataatcaaaCCCCTTTCGGGCATCAACTAGGCTTCCACATTTTGCATACATATCAACCAAAGCTGTCATGATATATATCTGAGATTCATATCCCACCTTCAAGGAATATCCATGCATTTGTTTCCCCTCTTTCAGAGCACCAATGTCACTACAAGCATTGATCACCCCAACAAAAGTAAACTCACTAGGCTTATTCCCATTAAAATGCATATAAGAAAACAACTTTAAAGCCTCGTGCGAGTCCCCAGCTTGTGCATAGCCAGTTATCATAGCTGACCATGTAATAGAGTTCTTATCACCAGACAACTCAAATGTTTTAAGCGCATCATCTAAACATCCACATTTACAATACATCGTAACAAGAGCATTCCCTACAGAAACAATTGATAACAACCCACTTTTAAGGGCAAGACAATGAATTTGCTTACCATAGTGAACAAGTTCAGGAACCGTCAATGCACTAAGCACACCGGTATAGGTAAACTCATTATGGATCCCCTCTTCACGACGCATCAATAAAAACAGCTCCCAAGCCTCAAAAGCCATCCTTTCCATCGCATACCCTGAAATCATAGTAGCCCAAGAAACAGAATTCCTTTCAGGAATTCTGTCGAACACCTTACGAGCCTCCAGCAGACACCCAATTTTGCAATACATATTGAGAAGCGAACTGCCAACAAAAACATCATAAAAGCTAGAAGTTTTGATCGCAAGCGCATGGGCCTGTAGACCACCGAAAGTTTCGAGTGAAGTTGAAGCAGCAGTGAAAACCCCAGCAAAAGTATGGGCATTGGGCAGAGTGTTCTCCGTTCTCATTCTCTGAAAAAGCTCCATCACAAACGAAGAACAAACGGGACCCTGTTGAGAGTGGCCATTGATGAGGCAATTCCATGAGACGACGTCTTTGTTGCTTATACTCTCAAAGACGAGCTTGGCCTTAACAAGGCATCCGCATTTTGCATACAAGTTAACAAGACTGTTGGTTAAGTAAACTGAAGAGAACGAACCAGTTCTGAGGAGTTGAGCGTGAATGGCTTTGCCCTTCTGAAGATCTTTCTGATGGGTACACCGCAAGAACAAATTGAAGAAGGAGCGATGCTGAGGAAGAAGATTCATCAACTCTGCTTCGATTCCAAATGAGGCGCGGCGCAACCAATTCCATTGCCATTTGATATTGGGCCGGTCCATCTTTGGTCCACTTTACTTTTAGCCCAATACAGTTATTGGGTCGACCTACAACTCCTGCCAACAATGCTCGAGGTTAAAATATGGAATTATTATAGACTCGGACCATTTTCAGaacttattttcataaatgttcaaacttttttaaattttcgtatataagatttaataaattttttggaCTAAAATATCCATGATTGTGGTAGGTGGCTGGAGAGAAAGTggtattggaaaaaaaatcatatttacgaAACACCTTTAATGTAggagagaaaaaatatatttatttgttgagattttattcattttgtttAATTGGGGAGAGAAAatgtattcaataaaattttattttttatttacgtTGATTTAATGTATCAACTTATTAGTTTATTTTGCGAATttatggttattttaaatatatcttagaacattatttgaaaatattctaatcaatatataaaatataccaTCATAAACCAATATATCAAATTTATCATGATATGTAAACCACGTATTGGCTTAATATTCgacataaatcaaaatattatatcataaatttcatttacttcaaagtatatatatcatatataccattTATATAGTTAAAAACTTCAACAAatcaaaatgtatatatatcataatacatgtagtctaaataataataaaaaaataactctcatttgtatcaaataaacNATGTATATATCACAGGCTATATCGAATATGTATATCACAGtatgtatgtctctatatatagAGAAAGATAcgtattgttatatatatatataggttttAAGTGAGAAATTGAAGAATATAGAAAGTTGTgagtatttaaaaaatattatgatttaatatattttttctaaaaaacagACGCCTCATTTAAaattcttttcctcttttctattttaaaaaacatataattaatttattgtttggactaaatggtaatttgatcctaattttattctaattttttaagaaagttagatattcttgtaaataagaaaaaaattgaatattaatgaaatataggtccttattaaaatatatagaaaGCCATTAAAATATTTGGGGTTTCTATGTAGAAGCCCAAAGTAAGGCCCTATATTTCATATAAATGtcttaaaacttgatttttttttttttctaagatgACCTTTAGTGTTAATTTTGGACAATTATatcactttttatttatttatgatttttaaatatatttcccTATTTATGAAGTTACATTAACggtggagagagaaaatgcattcattatagagagaaaaaatacatttaatatatttttttctattttcaattgGAGGGAGAAAATAcgtttaatatgattttatttttcatttcacaACAACTTGTTAGTTTACAACATCTTCTTTGTTTTCATGTAATATATTCCATTGTTTATTTGGTATAtatatcttatattatattgtttATTTGGTATATATATCCTAAGTATTCTAATATGTATGTACTTCTAATGAAGTATCACTTTACCTATAATATATTCCCTCGATGTTATAGTTAATATACCTTAGAATATTGTCTTAGATGTTTACAAATATTCTAACCACTTTTCAACCATTTCACACCAGCTTATTGGTTTTCGCCTCATTTGTTTTTATgtaatatatttcattgtttatttGGTGTATATATTCTATATTCCATTGTTTGTTTATTTGGTATATATATCTCAAGTATTCTAATatgtatataattttaattagatatcACTCGTACCTGCAATATATTCCACCGATGTTATGATATGTATGTCAATATACCTTGGATGTTTGCAAATATTCTAACCACTTATCAGTATATATCGAAAAATCACTTAATATATCGTCGTCGACCGTCATCATCTAGAATACCACACCGTCAATTCGTCCATGCTTCCCCACGCCAAATCTCCTAACCTCACACCAGAAAAATCACTCCGCACCAAAAGATTCGCACCGTGCCAGACGATTCGCACCACATCACTCGTCTCCCGCCACAATTACCATTTAGACCCCCAACCAACAATTAATAatcctataattaattattagttgGGGTCTAAATGGTAAtgtgctcttttttttttttttctttttttttgtaattttttaaggAAGCTAGACATTCTTGTaataaagaaaaacttaaacatttatgaaatatatgacaTTTCTTTACGCCTTCTATGTAGAAACccctaaaatataaatttggaaaaattatctttttagtcCCCAAGTTTCGAAGACTATGTACATTTGGTCATTGAGTTTTAAAAATGTACCTTTTTAGTCcccaaatttataaaaataggttTACTTGGTCCCTGAATTTTCAATACCTT
This genomic window from Benincasa hispida cultivar B227 chromosome 4, ASM972705v1, whole genome shotgun sequence contains:
- the LOC120075442 gene encoding pentatricopeptide repeat-containing protein At2g33680, with protein sequence MNLLPQHRSFFNLFLRCTHQKDLQKGKAIHAQLLRTGSFSSVYLTNSLVNLYAKCGCLVKAKLVFESISNKDVVSWNCLINGHSQQGPVCSSFVMELFQRMRTENTLPNAHTFAGVFTAASTSLETFGGLQAHALAIKTSSFYDVFVGSSLLNMYCKIGCLLEARKVFDRIPERNSVSWATMISGYAMERMAFEAWELFLLMRREEGIHNEFTYTGVLSALTVPELVHYGKQIHCLALKSGLLSIVSVGNALVTMYCKCGCLDDALKTFELSGDKNSITWSAMITGYAQAGDSHEALKLFSYMHFNGNKPSEFTFVGVINACSDIGALKEGKQMHGYSLKVGYESQIYIMTALVDMYAKCGSLVDARKGFDYLKEPDIVLWTSMIGGYAQNGENETALTLYCRMQMEGILPNELTMASVLRACSSLAALEQGKQIHARTIKYGFNLEVPIGSALSTMYAKCGSLEDGNLVFRRMPTRDIVSWNAMISGLSQNGEGLKALELFEEMRQGTTKPDYVTFVNVLSACSHMGLVERGKIYFKMMLDEFGIVPRVEHYACMVDILSRAGKLEEAKEFIESATIDHGMCLWRILLGACRNYRNYELGAYAGEKLMELGSEESSAYVLLSSIYVALGRSDDVERVRRVMKLRGVNKEPGCSWIELKSQVHVFVVGDQIHPQIVYIRSELRMLRKHMKDECYESPEDIDSMTFYI
- the LOC120075471 gene encoding ganglioside-induced differentiation-associated protein 2-like, translated to MNYSSSPPLSDQLHLLEKVEVFKLHGRDKARRNVLLIVGKYFPARFVSSQAVNVYLKDKIFPFLKDDGPFTVVYIHTDVHWTENFPGISNLKAIYEAIPITIKKNIEAVYFLHPGLQARMFFATVGRLMLDAELYNKVKYVKRVEFLWEYVRRKEMELPQFVYDHDEKLEFCPVMDSDLENDYLRLFSPSPSVDAAVSTYSMRCFA